In the genome of Bremerella sp. P1, the window CCCTATATTGATGCAGGCTGGCCGAAGTCTTTCCTCGACACATCCAGATTGGTTGACACTACAACTCAACGGTGAACGTCATCTTAGACCTTACTGGGATTGCCTCCAGTCAAGTCGAGAAGCATGTTGTCGCGATGTACTGGCTCTGGACTGACGGGAGCCAGGGTCGGTCAAGGATCCAACTGGTCCGGTTCCGGGGCCAGCGACTGGGTGTGCAGGTGTTTCCGGCGTTGACTTAAGCGGCGACAATAGGGGATTGGAGTCCAAATCGGCATCAACCCTGGAACTCGGACCCATGGAACCTGTAGATGGGTTCGGTTGGACCTACGGTACTCGAAACCGCTGGCGATACTTAAGCGGTGTCAGGCCCGTACTTGACTTGAAGTGTCTGGTCAGGTGACTTTGATCATAAAATCCGCAGTCGGTTGCAATCGTGCTCAACGGCTGGTCGCTGTTTGCGAGCAGGTGACGCACGACCCCGACACGCACCTCGCGCAAATAACGGTTGGGTGTAATGCCGAAGCTCCTTGAGAATTCTCTCTGCAACTGACTGACCGACAGGTGCACATGTTCGGCCATATCGGTGACTTCAATGTCATGAGCGTAGTTCTTCGTCACGAACGTGATGACGCTCATGAGTCGACTGTAGCCCGCAGAATCGTCAGCAGAGAATTCGTAAGGGCGATTCAATCCGGCGAGGCCGATCACATTGTCTTTGCGGTCGTGCAACGGAATCTTGCTGCACAGATAGAGTCGCGGTAGGCCGTTCAATCCGGGAACCATCCATACCTGATCCAACACCGCTTCCCCGGAAAGGATGACTCGCTGATCTTCCGACACGTACTGGGCCGCCAATGCAGGCGGGAAAAAATCGAAATCGGTACGGC includes:
- a CDS encoding AraC family transcriptional regulator; this translates as MANPKKQVNAATKPASQWQGQFFKRLARPRTLLDLFDVIPGVSMYIKDTESRWVQCSRSVCELVGVEHADDLIGRTDFDFFPPALAAQYVSEDQRVILSGEAVLDQVWMVPGLNGLPRLYLCSKIPLHDRKDNVIGLAGLNRPYEFSADDSAGYSRLMSVITFVTKNYAHDIEVTDMAEHVHLSVSQLQREFSRSFGITPNRYLREVRVGVVRHLLANSDQPLSTIATDCGFYDQSHLTRHFKSSTGLTPLKYRQRFRVP